One window of the Rufibacter radiotolerans genome contains the following:
- a CDS encoding RNA polymerase sigma factor, with protein MFESKFGGDTEELLIKALKRGNQTALSQVYDQYAAILLGVVTRIVHSPEIAEEVLKETFIAICTRIEVYDPSASRFLTWALALARGISIEAVKTGKYQHLAEGSEKVKYANAEEAMKRTLQDEKRVREVFCHLEPQEKAILDLIYLKGKSCAEAAQQLQLSEQDLRAKLKMAFKHLGAERAA; from the coding sequence ATGTTTGAAAGCAAGTTTGGAGGCGATACGGAAGAACTTCTCATCAAGGCATTGAAGCGGGGCAATCAAACGGCGCTATCCCAAGTGTATGACCAATATGCGGCAATTTTGCTTGGGGTGGTTACCAGAATTGTGCATAGCCCAGAGATAGCCGAGGAGGTGCTAAAAGAAACCTTTATTGCCATTTGTACCCGCATTGAGGTGTATGACCCTTCCGCCTCCAGGTTCCTGACCTGGGCGCTGGCCCTTGCCCGGGGCATTTCCATTGAAGCAGTAAAGACCGGCAAATACCAGCACCTGGCGGAAGGCTCAGAAAAAGTAAAATACGCGAACGCCGAAGAAGCCATGAAGCGCACGCTGCAGGATGAGAAGCGGGTGAGGGAGGTTTTCTGTCACTTGGAACCGCAGGAAAAAGCGATCCTTGACTTAATCTATCTGAAAGGGAAGAGTTGCGCAGAAGCAGCCCAACAGCTGCAGCTTTCTGAGCAGGACCTTAGGGCGAAACTGAAAATGGCATTTAAACACTTAGGAGCAGAAAGAGCAGCATGA
- a CDS encoding XdhC family protein, which yields MKEIQDIVAAYARHQEAGLQTALATVVKVEGSAYRRPGARMLVAEDGQLTGAISGGCLEGDALRKARLAMAQGKPTLVKYDTMDDDDAKLGVGLGCNGIIHILIEPLLPFLQVNQIALLQDLVQNRQTGVLVTLFSLQDRKGPQPGTCLLLKQDGALNRAGLGALLEDNLLQEARTALHTGVSTILDNLPPGNLTAFVEVVKPAIAVVICGAGNDVMPLVQMTHVLGWPTTVIDGRAAYATQARFPTAHQVLVAKPEAVLSQLTVDQHTVFLLFTHNYNYDLAMLRQLLPLSLPYIGVLGPKKKIDRLLTELRDEGHSLTPEFLKGLFGPTGLDIGAETPEEIALSVVAEIKKVLSQRRGTSLREKETPIHFPALEEAKR from the coding sequence ATGAAGGAAATACAAGATATTGTGGCAGCCTACGCCCGGCACCAGGAAGCGGGCCTCCAAACTGCTTTGGCTACGGTGGTCAAGGTGGAGGGTTCCGCTTACAGGCGTCCGGGCGCACGCATGCTGGTGGCAGAGGATGGACAACTGACCGGTGCCATTAGCGGGGGCTGTCTGGAAGGAGATGCCCTCCGGAAAGCCCGTCTGGCCATGGCCCAGGGAAAGCCGACTTTGGTGAAATATGACACCATGGATGATGATGACGCCAAACTAGGCGTGGGCCTGGGCTGTAACGGTATTATCCATATATTGATTGAACCCCTCCTCCCTTTCCTTCAAGTTAACCAAATCGCCCTGCTGCAGGACCTGGTGCAGAACCGGCAGACGGGGGTACTGGTAACCTTGTTTTCTTTGCAAGACCGCAAAGGTCCCCAGCCCGGCACCTGCCTGCTTCTCAAGCAAGATGGTGCCCTTAACAGGGCAGGGCTTGGGGCTCTTCTTGAAGATAACCTTCTCCAGGAAGCCCGTACGGCGCTACACACCGGAGTTTCCACTATCCTGGACAACCTTCCACCCGGAAACCTTACGGCGTTTGTGGAGGTGGTGAAGCCCGCTATTGCGGTAGTGATTTGCGGAGCAGGAAATGATGTGATGCCGCTAGTCCAGATGACGCATGTGTTAGGCTGGCCCACCACGGTGATTGACGGCAGGGCGGCGTATGCCACGCAGGCGCGTTTTCCTACGGCCCACCAAGTGCTGGTAGCCAAACCGGAAGCTGTTTTATCGCAACTCACCGTAGACCAACACACCGTTTTCCTGCTCTTCACGCACAATTACAACTATGACCTGGCCATGCTCAGGCAGCTATTGCCGCTGTCATTGCCCTATATTGGGGTATTGGGCCCTAAGAAGAAAATAGACCGGCTGCTCACCGAATTGCGGGATGAAGGACACTCCCTCACTCCTGAGTTTCTGAAAGGCCTTTTCGGCCCTACCGGGCTGGACATCGGCGCTGAAACTCCGGAAGAAATTGCTCTTTCAGTTGTAGCGGAGATCAAGAAAGTGCTGTCTCAAAGACGAGGGACCTCGCTGAGAGAGAAAGAAACGCCTATCCATTTTCCTGCTTTGGAAGAAGCAAAGAGATAA
- a CDS encoding nucleotidyltransferase family protein: MTGIILLAAGGSSRLGKPKQTLVYQGQTLLQRAVETAIASGFSPVVVVLGAQADKLKTDVETLPVTIALNADWQDGMGGSIITGLKTLLKLAPQTESVIVLLCDQPFVDASLLQDLALQQAETGKGIVACGYGQTVGTPALFHKQFFPQLFTLSGQQGAKKLFTQFKEDLEVLPFSKGEIDIDTPEEYDQLLSRL, encoded by the coding sequence ATGACAGGCATTATTCTTTTAGCTGCAGGTGGCTCTTCCCGGTTGGGGAAACCAAAACAGACCTTAGTATACCAAGGGCAAACCCTTCTGCAGCGCGCCGTTGAAACTGCTATAGCGTCTGGGTTTTCGCCGGTAGTTGTGGTATTAGGCGCTCAAGCGGATAAGCTTAAAACTGATGTGGAAACGTTACCAGTGACAATAGCCCTTAATGCCGACTGGCAGGATGGAATGGGTGGTTCTATCATCACGGGTTTAAAAACTCTGCTGAAACTGGCCCCGCAAACTGAGAGCGTAATTGTTCTTTTGTGTGACCAGCCCTTCGTAGACGCAAGCCTCCTGCAGGATTTAGCCCTTCAGCAGGCAGAAACCGGAAAAGGGATAGTGGCCTGTGGCTATGGGCAGACGGTAGGAACTCCTGCCCTCTTCCACAAACAATTTTTTCCCCAGCTTTTTACCTTAAGTGGTCAACAGGGAGCCAAAAAGCTTTTTACCCAATTCAAAGAGGATTTGGAGGTCTTACCCTTCTCGAAGGGGGAAATTGACATTGATACGCCAGAGGAATACGATCAATTACTCAGCCGCCTTTAA
- the moaD gene encoding molybdopterin converting factor subunit 1, which translates to MNILLFGITREIVGKQALQVASTPSLETVADLKQWLFAQYPALRELKSLAVAVDSEYAEDAQPLSAGQEIALIPPVSGG; encoded by the coding sequence ATGAATATCCTGCTTTTTGGAATAACAAGGGAGATAGTGGGGAAACAGGCTTTACAGGTTGCGTCAACCCCTTCCCTGGAGACCGTTGCCGATTTAAAACAGTGGCTATTTGCGCAGTACCCGGCCCTGAGAGAGTTGAAATCCCTGGCCGTAGCCGTGGACAGCGAATACGCCGAGGATGCCCAGCCTTTATCTGCTGGGCAGGAAATTGCCCTTATCCCGCCGGTAAGCGGAGGCTAA
- a CDS encoding molybdenum cofactor biosynthesis protein MoaE codes for MLIKLVDEVDVLEAYRYLQDPAAGGIDLFVGTVRNHAQGKEVVKLVFEGYAPMALKEMQKIAEAAQEQWPITKLVMLHALGEKAVGEPVVIMGVASAHRDAAFTACRFLIDELKKTVPIWKKEYYQDNSVWVNAHP; via the coding sequence ATGTTGATCAAGTTAGTTGATGAGGTAGATGTATTGGAAGCTTACCGCTATTTGCAGGACCCAGCGGCGGGTGGTATAGACCTGTTTGTAGGCACCGTCCGGAACCATGCCCAAGGCAAAGAGGTGGTAAAGCTGGTGTTTGAAGGCTACGCGCCTATGGCCCTGAAAGAGATGCAGAAGATTGCCGAGGCGGCCCAAGAGCAGTGGCCCATCACCAAACTGGTCATGCTGCATGCCTTAGGCGAGAAAGCCGTAGGAGAACCAGTAGTGATTATGGGCGTGGCTTCCGCCCACCGCGATGCCGCTTTTACCGCCTGCCGTTTTCTCATTGACGAACTCAAGAAAACGGTGCCCATCTGGAAGAAAGAGTATTACCAAGACAACAGCGTGTGGGTAAATGCCCATCCTTAA